In Camelus bactrianus isolate YW-2024 breed Bactrian camel chromosome 28, ASM4877302v1, whole genome shotgun sequence, a single window of DNA contains:
- the GPAT2 gene encoding glycerol-3-phosphate acyltransferase 2, mitochondrial isoform X4: MTLRRPHLFFMIPNWLPVILYLFEVSPTWDLLELELQLGGTLGTAFIRICLPTCPRPSSTPVSQTSPGVPTHLQVLLGKASRTKHTARDSTMHHRPPRAPPHGPPRPHTQPRPPRESRGHAAFGSARGGAGRRGGGASGPARAPIGSQRCLLDSTQKPPARAFRPPPRLLLWRELAGRCEVSFLWRERWRWLVPRSYRPPWTPCWKPNSRPSRGAARMTSLWSSGFRMKLEAVTPFLGKYRPFVGRCCQTCTPKSWESLFHRSIMDLGFCSVILVKEENTRFRGWLVRRLCCFLWSLEQHIPPCQDAPQKIMESTGVQNVISGRAPGGAGEGQVPSLVKKDVQRILGHIQAPPRPFLLRLFSWAMLRFLNCLFLNVQLHKGQMKMVHKAAQAGSPLVLLSTHKSLLDGILLPFVLLSQGLGVLRVAWDPRACSPILRALLKKLGGLFLPSEANLSLDSSEGVLARAVVQAALEQLLLSGQPLLIFLEEPPGTQGSRLSALGQTWLGLVVQGVQVGIVPDAMLVPVAVTYDRVPDAPRDTYHALPPLGLWTGALAVLRSLRGWGCSHRVCIRVHLAQPFSLQEYTINARSCWGSRQTLEQLLQPIVLGQCTLVPDTEKEQEWTPVTGPLLALKEEDQLLVRMLSLHVLNACVASSAVMSTAIMATLLLFKHRKVGHGAVGAGEEVRSSRSAPHCPPRACSCHSSWGSSPG; encoded by the exons ATGACACTGAGGAGGCCTCACTTGTTTTTCATGATTCCAAACTGGCTTCCGGTGATTCTCTATCTTTTCGAAGTGTCCCCAACTTGGGATTTGCTAGAGCTTGAACTCCAGCTTGGTGGCACCCTGGGAACTGCCTTCATTAGAATCTGTTTGCCCACGTGTCCTCGTCCTTCGAGTACCCCGGTCTCGCAGACGTCTCCAGGGGTCCCCACGCACCTGCAGGTCCTGCTTGGGAAGGCGAGCAGGACCAAGCACACCGCCAGGGACTCAACGATGCATCACCGCCCACCTCGCGCCCCACCCCACGGCCCGCCACGCCCACACACGCAGCCCCGCCCCCCGCGAGAATCTCGTGGCCACGCAGCGTTTGGCTCAGCACGAGGCGGGGCAGGGCGCCGTGGGGGTGGGGCTTCAGGCCCAGCGCGCGCTCCAATTGGCTCTCAGCGCTGCCTTTTAGACAGCACGCAGAAGCCACCAGCCCGCGCCTTCCGGCCTCCTCCCCGGCTGCTGCTTTGGCGGGAGTTGGCGggcaggtgtgag gTCAGCTTCCTCTGGAGAGAGAGGTGGAGGTGGCTGGTTCCCAGGTCTTACAGACCCCCGTGGACACCATGTTGGAAGCCCAACTCCAGACCCAGCAGAGGAGCAGCCAGAATG ACAAGCCTGTGGTCCTCCGGCTTTAGGATGAAGCTGGAGGCTGTCACCCCATTCCTGGGGAAATACCGCCCTTTTGTGGGTCGCTGCTGCCAGACCTGTACCCCTAAGAGCTGG GAGTCCCTCTTCCACAGAAGCATAATGGACCTAGGCTTCTGCAGTGTGATCCTGGTGAAGGAGGAGAACACCAG GTTTCGGGGCTGGCTGGTCCGGAGGCTCTGCTGTTTCTTGTGGTCACTGGAGCAGCACATACCCCCCTGCCAGGATGCCCCACAGAAGATCATGGAAAGCACTGG GGTGCAGAATGTCATCTCAGGGAGGGCCCccggaggggctggggaaggccaGGTGCCCAGCCTTGTGAAGAAAGATGTACAGCGCATCTTGGGCCACATCCAGGCCCCACCCCGCCCTTTCCTGCTCAG GCTCTTCAGCTGGGCAATGCTGCGGTTTCTGAACTGCCTCTTCCTGAACGTGCAGCTGCACAAGGGCCAGATGAAGATGGTCCACAAGGCCGCCCAGGCG ggcTCGCCGCTCGTCCTCCTCTCTACCCACAAGTCactcctggatgggatcctgctGCCCTTTGTGCTGCTCTCCCAGGGCCTGGGTGTGCTCCGTGTGGCTTGGGACCCCCGCGCCTGCTCCCCCATCCTCAG GGCTCTGCTGAAGAAGCTTGGGGGACTTTTCCTGCCCTCAGAGGCCAACCTCTCCCTGGACAGCTCTGAGGGTGTTCTTGCAAGGGCTGTGGTCCAGGCG GCTTTGGAGCAGCTGCTGCTCAGCGGGCAGCCCCTGCTCATCTTCCTGGAGGAGCCCCCTGGGACTCAGGGGTCTCGGCTGTCAGCCCTGGGCCAGACCTGGCTGGGACTGGTGGTGCAGGGAGTCCAGGTGGGCATCGTCCCAGATGCTATGCTGGTGCCAGTGGCCGTCACCTATGACCGGGTTCCAGATGCACCCCGTGACACATACCAC GCCTTGCCCCCTCTGGGGCTGTGGACAGGAGCTCTGGCTGTTCTTCGGAGCCTGCGAGGCTGGGGCTGCAGCCACCGGGTCTGCATCCGTGTACATCTGGCCCAGCCCTTCTCCCTGCAG GAATACACCATCAACGCCAGAAgctgctggggcagcaggcagACCCTGGAGCAGCTGCTGCAGCCGATCGTGCTGGGCCAATG TACCCTTGTCCCAGACACTGAGAAAGAGCAGGAGTGGACCCCAGTAACTGGGCCCCTTCTGGCTCTCAAGGAAGAGGACCAGCTCCTGGTCAGGATGCTGAGCCTCCACGTCCTGAATG cCTGCGTGGCGAGCTCGGCGGTGATGAGCACGGCCATCATGGCGACGCTGCTGCTGTTCAAGCACCGGAAGGTAGGGCACGGtgcggtgggggctggggaggaggtgcGGTCCTCCCGCTCAGCCCCTCACTGCCCACCCAGGGCGTGCTCCTGTCACAGCTCCTGGGGGAGTTCTCCTGGCTGA
- the GPAT2 gene encoding glycerol-3-phosphate acyltransferase 2, mitochondrial isoform X1, giving the protein MTLRRPHLFFMIPNWLPVILYLFEVSPTWDLLELELQLGGTLGTAFIRICLPTCPRPSSTPVSQTSPGVPTHLQVLLGKASRTKHTARDSTMHHRPPRAPPHGPPRPHTQPRPPRESRGHAAFGSARGGAGRRGGGASGPARAPIGSQRCLLDSTQKPPARAFRPPPRLLLWRELAGRCEVSFLWRERWRWLVPRSYRPPWTPCWKPNSRPSRGAARMTSLWSSGFRMKLEAVTPFLGKYRPFVGRCCQTCTPKSWESLFHRSIMDLGFCSVILVKEENTRFRGWLVRRLCCFLWSLEQHIPPCQDAPQKIMESTGVQNVISGRAPGGAGEGQVPSLVKKDVQRILGHIQAPPRPFLLRLFSWAMLRFLNCLFLNVQLHKGQMKMVHKAAQAGSPLVLLSTHKSLLDGILLPFVLLSQGLGVLRVAWDPRACSPILRALLKKLGGLFLPSEANLSLDSSEGVLARAVVQAALEQLLLSGQPLLIFLEEPPGTQGSRLSALGQTWLGLVVQGVQVGIVPDAMLVPVAVTYDRVPDAPRDTYHALPPLGLWTGALAVLRSLRGWGCSHRVCIRVHLAQPFSLQEYTINARSCWGSRQTLEQLLQPIVLGQCTLVPDTEKEQEWTPVTGPLLALKEEDQLLVRMLSLHVLNACVASSAVMSTAIMATLLLFKHRKGVLLSQLLGEFSWLTEETLLRGFDVGFSGQLRCLVQHTLSLLRAHVALMRVHQGDLLVVPRPGPGLMHLARLSAGLLPAFLSEAVGACAVRGLLAGRVPPEGPCELQGIELLSQKELYRQILLLLHLLPQDLLLLQPCQSSYCYCQEVLDRLIQCGLLVAEETPGSRPACDTGRQHLSAKLLWKPSGDFTDSDSDDFEEAEGRYFRVRWEKPPGEGGSGSCSYPGLSSSSSVNSHAAQTSSSSSAACSARHSRLLLRLPPSSTRDSCRILVRPSLRGGRGLRVGASPVCSPGSWTPLSCRVGLRGAAVPVLTGHCPGGRVLRVCRPKSCHQCYLDLQRLGGAAADTQPRGPCAPPVLYLCQPGQSGKAGTVHPAVHL; this is encoded by the exons ATGACACTGAGGAGGCCTCACTTGTTTTTCATGATTCCAAACTGGCTTCCGGTGATTCTCTATCTTTTCGAAGTGTCCCCAACTTGGGATTTGCTAGAGCTTGAACTCCAGCTTGGTGGCACCCTGGGAACTGCCTTCATTAGAATCTGTTTGCCCACGTGTCCTCGTCCTTCGAGTACCCCGGTCTCGCAGACGTCTCCAGGGGTCCCCACGCACCTGCAGGTCCTGCTTGGGAAGGCGAGCAGGACCAAGCACACCGCCAGGGACTCAACGATGCATCACCGCCCACCTCGCGCCCCACCCCACGGCCCGCCACGCCCACACACGCAGCCCCGCCCCCCGCGAGAATCTCGTGGCCACGCAGCGTTTGGCTCAGCACGAGGCGGGGCAGGGCGCCGTGGGGGTGGGGCTTCAGGCCCAGCGCGCGCTCCAATTGGCTCTCAGCGCTGCCTTTTAGACAGCACGCAGAAGCCACCAGCCCGCGCCTTCCGGCCTCCTCCCCGGCTGCTGCTTTGGCGGGAGTTGGCGggcaggtgtgag gTCAGCTTCCTCTGGAGAGAGAGGTGGAGGTGGCTGGTTCCCAGGTCTTACAGACCCCCGTGGACACCATGTTGGAAGCCCAACTCCAGACCCAGCAGAGGAGCAGCCAGAATG ACAAGCCTGTGGTCCTCCGGCTTTAGGATGAAGCTGGAGGCTGTCACCCCATTCCTGGGGAAATACCGCCCTTTTGTGGGTCGCTGCTGCCAGACCTGTACCCCTAAGAGCTGG GAGTCCCTCTTCCACAGAAGCATAATGGACCTAGGCTTCTGCAGTGTGATCCTGGTGAAGGAGGAGAACACCAG GTTTCGGGGCTGGCTGGTCCGGAGGCTCTGCTGTTTCTTGTGGTCACTGGAGCAGCACATACCCCCCTGCCAGGATGCCCCACAGAAGATCATGGAAAGCACTGG GGTGCAGAATGTCATCTCAGGGAGGGCCCccggaggggctggggaaggccaGGTGCCCAGCCTTGTGAAGAAAGATGTACAGCGCATCTTGGGCCACATCCAGGCCCCACCCCGCCCTTTCCTGCTCAG GCTCTTCAGCTGGGCAATGCTGCGGTTTCTGAACTGCCTCTTCCTGAACGTGCAGCTGCACAAGGGCCAGATGAAGATGGTCCACAAGGCCGCCCAGGCG ggcTCGCCGCTCGTCCTCCTCTCTACCCACAAGTCactcctggatgggatcctgctGCCCTTTGTGCTGCTCTCCCAGGGCCTGGGTGTGCTCCGTGTGGCTTGGGACCCCCGCGCCTGCTCCCCCATCCTCAG GGCTCTGCTGAAGAAGCTTGGGGGACTTTTCCTGCCCTCAGAGGCCAACCTCTCCCTGGACAGCTCTGAGGGTGTTCTTGCAAGGGCTGTGGTCCAGGCG GCTTTGGAGCAGCTGCTGCTCAGCGGGCAGCCCCTGCTCATCTTCCTGGAGGAGCCCCCTGGGACTCAGGGGTCTCGGCTGTCAGCCCTGGGCCAGACCTGGCTGGGACTGGTGGTGCAGGGAGTCCAGGTGGGCATCGTCCCAGATGCTATGCTGGTGCCAGTGGCCGTCACCTATGACCGGGTTCCAGATGCACCCCGTGACACATACCAC GCCTTGCCCCCTCTGGGGCTGTGGACAGGAGCTCTGGCTGTTCTTCGGAGCCTGCGAGGCTGGGGCTGCAGCCACCGGGTCTGCATCCGTGTACATCTGGCCCAGCCCTTCTCCCTGCAG GAATACACCATCAACGCCAGAAgctgctggggcagcaggcagACCCTGGAGCAGCTGCTGCAGCCGATCGTGCTGGGCCAATG TACCCTTGTCCCAGACACTGAGAAAGAGCAGGAGTGGACCCCAGTAACTGGGCCCCTTCTGGCTCTCAAGGAAGAGGACCAGCTCCTGGTCAGGATGCTGAGCCTCCACGTCCTGAATG cCTGCGTGGCGAGCTCGGCGGTGATGAGCACGGCCATCATGGCGACGCTGCTGCTGTTCAAGCACCGGAAG GGCGTGCTCCTGTCACAGCTCCTGGGGGAGTTCTCCTGGCTGACAGAGGAGACGCTGCTGCGTGGCTTTGACGTGGGCTTCTCAGGGCAGCTGCGGTGCCTGGTGCAGCACACGCTAAGCCTGCTGCGGGCGCACGTGGCCCTGATGCGCGTCCATCAGGGGGACTTGCTGGTGGTTCCTCGGCCCGGCCCAGGCCTCATGCACCTGGCCCGCCTGAGCGCTGGGCTGCTGCCCGCCTTCCTGAGCGAGGCTGTGGGTG cctgtgctgtgcgGGGGCTGCTGGCGGGCAGGGTGCCGCCTGAGGGGCCCTGCGAGCTGCAAGGCATCGAGCTGCTGAGCCAGAAGGAGCTGTACCGCCAGATCCTGCTCCTGTTGCACTTGCTGCCGCAggacctgctgctgctgcag ccctgccagtcTTCCTACTGCTACTGTCAGGAGGTGCTGGACCGTCTCATCCAGTGTGGGCTCCTAGTTGCTGAAGAG ACCCCAGGCTCCCGGCCAGCCTGTGACACAGGGCGGCAGCATTTGAGTGCAAAACTGCTGTGGAAACCAAGCGGGGACTTCACTGATAGTGACAGTGATGACTTTGAGGAAGCTGAGGGCCGGTACTTCAGGGTACGTTGGGAGAAGCCaccaggggagggaggcagtgggagCTGCTCTTACCCTGGCCTGTCTTCCTCCAGCTCAGTCAACAGTCACGCTGCCCagacttcttcctcttcctctgccgCCTGCTCAGCCCGCCACTCAAGGCTTTTGCTCAGGCTGCCACCTTCCTCCACGAGGGACAGCTGCCGGATACTGGTGAGGCCCAGCCtcaggggaggcagagggctCAGGGTAGGGGCTTCGCCTGTGTGCAGCCCTGGCTCTTGGACTCCTCTCTCCTGCAGAGTCGGGCTACGTGGAGCAGCTGTTCCAGTTCTTACAGGCCACTGCCCAGGAGGAAGGGTTCTTCG AGTGTGCAGACCTAAATCTTGCCATCAGTGCTATCTGGACCTTCAGAGACTTGGGG GTGCTGCGGCAGACACCCAGCCCCGCGGGCCCTGTGCTCCACCTGTCCTCTACCTTTGCCAGCCGGGACAATCAGGAAAAGCTGGAACAGTTCATCCGGCAGTTCATCTGTAG
- the GPAT2 gene encoding glycerol-3-phosphate acyltransferase 2, mitochondrial isoform X2, whose product MTLRRPHLFFMIPNWLPVILYLFEVSPTWDLLELELQLGGTLGTAFIRICLPTCPRPSSTPVSQTSPGVPTHLQVLLGKASRTKHTARDSTMHHRPPRAPPHGPPRPHTQPRPPRESRGHAAFGSARGGAGRRGGGASGPARAPIGSQRCLLDSTQKPPARAFRPPPRLLLWRELAGRCEVSFLWRERWRWLVPRSYRPPWTPCWKPNSRPSRGAARMTSLWSSGFRMKLEAVTPFLGKYRPFVGRCCQTCTPKSWESLFHRSIMDLGFCSVILVKEENTRFRGWLVRRLCCFLWSLEQHIPPCQDAPQKIMESTGVQNVISGRAPGGAGEGQVPSLVKKDVQRILGHIQAPPRPFLLRLFSWAMLRFLNCLFLNVQLHKGQMKMVHKAAQAGSPLVLLSTHKSLLDGILLPFVLLSQGLGVLRVAWDPRACSPILRALLKKLGGLFLPSEANLSLDSSEGVLARAVVQAALEQLLLSGQPLLIFLEEPPGTQGSRLSALGQTWLGLVVQGVQVGIVPDAMLVPVAVTYDRVPDAPRDTYHALPPLGLWTGALAVLRSLRGWGCSHRVCIRVHLAQPFSLQEYTINARSCWGSRQTLEQLLQPIVLGQCTLVPDTEKEQEWTPVTGPLLALKEEDQLLVRMLSLHVLNACVASSAVMSTAIMATLLLFKHRKGVLLSQLLGEFSWLTEETLLRGFDVGFSGQLRCLVQHTLSLLRAHVALMRVHQGDLLVVPRPGPGLMHLARLSAGLLPAFLSEAVGACAVRGLLAGRVPPEGPCELQGIELLSQKELYRQILLLLHLLPQDLLLLQPCQSSYCYCQEVLDRLIQCGLLVAEETPGSRPACDTGRQHLSAKLLWKPSGDFTDSDSDDFEEAEGRYFRLSQQSRCPDFFLFLCRLLSPPLKAFAQAATFLHEGQLPDTESGYVEQLFQFLQATAQEEGFFECADLNLAISAIWTFRDLGVLRQTPSPAGPVLHLSSTFASRDNQEKLEQFIRQFICS is encoded by the exons ATGACACTGAGGAGGCCTCACTTGTTTTTCATGATTCCAAACTGGCTTCCGGTGATTCTCTATCTTTTCGAAGTGTCCCCAACTTGGGATTTGCTAGAGCTTGAACTCCAGCTTGGTGGCACCCTGGGAACTGCCTTCATTAGAATCTGTTTGCCCACGTGTCCTCGTCCTTCGAGTACCCCGGTCTCGCAGACGTCTCCAGGGGTCCCCACGCACCTGCAGGTCCTGCTTGGGAAGGCGAGCAGGACCAAGCACACCGCCAGGGACTCAACGATGCATCACCGCCCACCTCGCGCCCCACCCCACGGCCCGCCACGCCCACACACGCAGCCCCGCCCCCCGCGAGAATCTCGTGGCCACGCAGCGTTTGGCTCAGCACGAGGCGGGGCAGGGCGCCGTGGGGGTGGGGCTTCAGGCCCAGCGCGCGCTCCAATTGGCTCTCAGCGCTGCCTTTTAGACAGCACGCAGAAGCCACCAGCCCGCGCCTTCCGGCCTCCTCCCCGGCTGCTGCTTTGGCGGGAGTTGGCGggcaggtgtgag gTCAGCTTCCTCTGGAGAGAGAGGTGGAGGTGGCTGGTTCCCAGGTCTTACAGACCCCCGTGGACACCATGTTGGAAGCCCAACTCCAGACCCAGCAGAGGAGCAGCCAGAATG ACAAGCCTGTGGTCCTCCGGCTTTAGGATGAAGCTGGAGGCTGTCACCCCATTCCTGGGGAAATACCGCCCTTTTGTGGGTCGCTGCTGCCAGACCTGTACCCCTAAGAGCTGG GAGTCCCTCTTCCACAGAAGCATAATGGACCTAGGCTTCTGCAGTGTGATCCTGGTGAAGGAGGAGAACACCAG GTTTCGGGGCTGGCTGGTCCGGAGGCTCTGCTGTTTCTTGTGGTCACTGGAGCAGCACATACCCCCCTGCCAGGATGCCCCACAGAAGATCATGGAAAGCACTGG GGTGCAGAATGTCATCTCAGGGAGGGCCCccggaggggctggggaaggccaGGTGCCCAGCCTTGTGAAGAAAGATGTACAGCGCATCTTGGGCCACATCCAGGCCCCACCCCGCCCTTTCCTGCTCAG GCTCTTCAGCTGGGCAATGCTGCGGTTTCTGAACTGCCTCTTCCTGAACGTGCAGCTGCACAAGGGCCAGATGAAGATGGTCCACAAGGCCGCCCAGGCG ggcTCGCCGCTCGTCCTCCTCTCTACCCACAAGTCactcctggatgggatcctgctGCCCTTTGTGCTGCTCTCCCAGGGCCTGGGTGTGCTCCGTGTGGCTTGGGACCCCCGCGCCTGCTCCCCCATCCTCAG GGCTCTGCTGAAGAAGCTTGGGGGACTTTTCCTGCCCTCAGAGGCCAACCTCTCCCTGGACAGCTCTGAGGGTGTTCTTGCAAGGGCTGTGGTCCAGGCG GCTTTGGAGCAGCTGCTGCTCAGCGGGCAGCCCCTGCTCATCTTCCTGGAGGAGCCCCCTGGGACTCAGGGGTCTCGGCTGTCAGCCCTGGGCCAGACCTGGCTGGGACTGGTGGTGCAGGGAGTCCAGGTGGGCATCGTCCCAGATGCTATGCTGGTGCCAGTGGCCGTCACCTATGACCGGGTTCCAGATGCACCCCGTGACACATACCAC GCCTTGCCCCCTCTGGGGCTGTGGACAGGAGCTCTGGCTGTTCTTCGGAGCCTGCGAGGCTGGGGCTGCAGCCACCGGGTCTGCATCCGTGTACATCTGGCCCAGCCCTTCTCCCTGCAG GAATACACCATCAACGCCAGAAgctgctggggcagcaggcagACCCTGGAGCAGCTGCTGCAGCCGATCGTGCTGGGCCAATG TACCCTTGTCCCAGACACTGAGAAAGAGCAGGAGTGGACCCCAGTAACTGGGCCCCTTCTGGCTCTCAAGGAAGAGGACCAGCTCCTGGTCAGGATGCTGAGCCTCCACGTCCTGAATG cCTGCGTGGCGAGCTCGGCGGTGATGAGCACGGCCATCATGGCGACGCTGCTGCTGTTCAAGCACCGGAAG GGCGTGCTCCTGTCACAGCTCCTGGGGGAGTTCTCCTGGCTGACAGAGGAGACGCTGCTGCGTGGCTTTGACGTGGGCTTCTCAGGGCAGCTGCGGTGCCTGGTGCAGCACACGCTAAGCCTGCTGCGGGCGCACGTGGCCCTGATGCGCGTCCATCAGGGGGACTTGCTGGTGGTTCCTCGGCCCGGCCCAGGCCTCATGCACCTGGCCCGCCTGAGCGCTGGGCTGCTGCCCGCCTTCCTGAGCGAGGCTGTGGGTG cctgtgctgtgcgGGGGCTGCTGGCGGGCAGGGTGCCGCCTGAGGGGCCCTGCGAGCTGCAAGGCATCGAGCTGCTGAGCCAGAAGGAGCTGTACCGCCAGATCCTGCTCCTGTTGCACTTGCTGCCGCAggacctgctgctgctgcag ccctgccagtcTTCCTACTGCTACTGTCAGGAGGTGCTGGACCGTCTCATCCAGTGTGGGCTCCTAGTTGCTGAAGAG ACCCCAGGCTCCCGGCCAGCCTGTGACACAGGGCGGCAGCATTTGAGTGCAAAACTGCTGTGGAAACCAAGCGGGGACTTCACTGATAGTGACAGTGATGACTTTGAGGAAGCTGAGGGCCGGTACTTCAGG CTCAGTCAACAGTCACGCTGCCCagacttcttcctcttcctctgccgCCTGCTCAGCCCGCCACTCAAGGCTTTTGCTCAGGCTGCCACCTTCCTCCACGAGGGACAGCTGCCGGATACTG AGTCGGGCTACGTGGAGCAGCTGTTCCAGTTCTTACAGGCCACTGCCCAGGAGGAAGGGTTCTTCG AGTGTGCAGACCTAAATCTTGCCATCAGTGCTATCTGGACCTTCAGAGACTTGGGG GTGCTGCGGCAGACACCCAGCCCCGCGGGCCCTGTGCTCCACCTGTCCTCTACCTTTGCCAGCCGGGACAATCAGGAAAAGCTGGAACAGTTCATCCGGCAGTTCATCTGTAGCTAG
- the GPAT2 gene encoding glycerol-3-phosphate acyltransferase 2, mitochondrial isoform X6 — MLEAQLQTQQRSSQNGQETSLWSSGFRMKLEAVTPFLGKYRPFVGRCCQTCTPKSWESLFHRSIMDLGFCSVILVKEENTRFRGWLVRRLCCFLWSLEQHIPPCQDAPQKIMESTGVQNVISGRAPGGAGEGQVPSLVKKDVQRILGHIQAPPRPFLLRLFSWAMLRFLNCLFLNVQLHKGQMKMVHKAAQAGSPLVLLSTHKSLLDGILLPFVLLSQGLGVLRVAWDPRACSPILRALLKKLGGLFLPSEANLSLDSSEGVLARAVVQAALEQLLLSGQPLLIFLEEPPGTQGSRLSALGQTWLGLVVQGVQVGIVPDAMLVPVAVTYDRVPDAPRDTYHALPPLGLWTGALAVLRSLRGWGCSHRVCIRVHLAQPFSLQEYTINARSCWGSRQTLEQLLQPIVLGQCTLVPDTEKEQEWTPVTGPLLALKEEDQLLVRMLSLHVLNACVASSAVMSTAIMATLLLFKHRKGVLLSQLLGEFSWLTEETLLRGFDVGFSGQLRCLVQHTLSLLRAHVALMRVHQGDLLVVPRPGPGLMHLARLSAGLLPAFLSEAVGACAVRGLLAGRVPPEGPCELQGIELLSQKELYRQILLLLHLLPQDLLLLQPCQSSYCYCQEVLDRLIQCGLLVAEETPGSRPACDTGRQHLSAKLLWKPSGDFTDSDSDDFEEAEGRYFRVRWEKPPGEGGSGSCSYPGLSSSSSVNSHAAQTSSSSSAACSARHSRLLLRLPPSSTRDSCRILSRATWSSCSSSYRPLPRRKGSSSVQT; from the exons ATGTTGGAAGCCCAACTCCAGACCCAGCAGAGGAGCAGCCAGAATGGTCAGGAG ACAAGCCTGTGGTCCTCCGGCTTTAGGATGAAGCTGGAGGCTGTCACCCCATTCCTGGGGAAATACCGCCCTTTTGTGGGTCGCTGCTGCCAGACCTGTACCCCTAAGAGCTGG GAGTCCCTCTTCCACAGAAGCATAATGGACCTAGGCTTCTGCAGTGTGATCCTGGTGAAGGAGGAGAACACCAG GTTTCGGGGCTGGCTGGTCCGGAGGCTCTGCTGTTTCTTGTGGTCACTGGAGCAGCACATACCCCCCTGCCAGGATGCCCCACAGAAGATCATGGAAAGCACTGG GGTGCAGAATGTCATCTCAGGGAGGGCCCccggaggggctggggaaggccaGGTGCCCAGCCTTGTGAAGAAAGATGTACAGCGCATCTTGGGCCACATCCAGGCCCCACCCCGCCCTTTCCTGCTCAG GCTCTTCAGCTGGGCAATGCTGCGGTTTCTGAACTGCCTCTTCCTGAACGTGCAGCTGCACAAGGGCCAGATGAAGATGGTCCACAAGGCCGCCCAGGCG ggcTCGCCGCTCGTCCTCCTCTCTACCCACAAGTCactcctggatgggatcctgctGCCCTTTGTGCTGCTCTCCCAGGGCCTGGGTGTGCTCCGTGTGGCTTGGGACCCCCGCGCCTGCTCCCCCATCCTCAG GGCTCTGCTGAAGAAGCTTGGGGGACTTTTCCTGCCCTCAGAGGCCAACCTCTCCCTGGACAGCTCTGAGGGTGTTCTTGCAAGGGCTGTGGTCCAGGCG GCTTTGGAGCAGCTGCTGCTCAGCGGGCAGCCCCTGCTCATCTTCCTGGAGGAGCCCCCTGGGACTCAGGGGTCTCGGCTGTCAGCCCTGGGCCAGACCTGGCTGGGACTGGTGGTGCAGGGAGTCCAGGTGGGCATCGTCCCAGATGCTATGCTGGTGCCAGTGGCCGTCACCTATGACCGGGTTCCAGATGCACCCCGTGACACATACCAC GCCTTGCCCCCTCTGGGGCTGTGGACAGGAGCTCTGGCTGTTCTTCGGAGCCTGCGAGGCTGGGGCTGCAGCCACCGGGTCTGCATCCGTGTACATCTGGCCCAGCCCTTCTCCCTGCAG GAATACACCATCAACGCCAGAAgctgctggggcagcaggcagACCCTGGAGCAGCTGCTGCAGCCGATCGTGCTGGGCCAATG TACCCTTGTCCCAGACACTGAGAAAGAGCAGGAGTGGACCCCAGTAACTGGGCCCCTTCTGGCTCTCAAGGAAGAGGACCAGCTCCTGGTCAGGATGCTGAGCCTCCACGTCCTGAATG cCTGCGTGGCGAGCTCGGCGGTGATGAGCACGGCCATCATGGCGACGCTGCTGCTGTTCAAGCACCGGAAG GGCGTGCTCCTGTCACAGCTCCTGGGGGAGTTCTCCTGGCTGACAGAGGAGACGCTGCTGCGTGGCTTTGACGTGGGCTTCTCAGGGCAGCTGCGGTGCCTGGTGCAGCACACGCTAAGCCTGCTGCGGGCGCACGTGGCCCTGATGCGCGTCCATCAGGGGGACTTGCTGGTGGTTCCTCGGCCCGGCCCAGGCCTCATGCACCTGGCCCGCCTGAGCGCTGGGCTGCTGCCCGCCTTCCTGAGCGAGGCTGTGGGTG cctgtgctgtgcgGGGGCTGCTGGCGGGCAGGGTGCCGCCTGAGGGGCCCTGCGAGCTGCAAGGCATCGAGCTGCTGAGCCAGAAGGAGCTGTACCGCCAGATCCTGCTCCTGTTGCACTTGCTGCCGCAggacctgctgctgctgcag ccctgccagtcTTCCTACTGCTACTGTCAGGAGGTGCTGGACCGTCTCATCCAGTGTGGGCTCCTAGTTGCTGAAGAG ACCCCAGGCTCCCGGCCAGCCTGTGACACAGGGCGGCAGCATTTGAGTGCAAAACTGCTGTGGAAACCAAGCGGGGACTTCACTGATAGTGACAGTGATGACTTTGAGGAAGCTGAGGGCCGGTACTTCAGGGTACGTTGGGAGAAGCCaccaggggagggaggcagtgggagCTGCTCTTACCCTGGCCTGTCTTCCTCCAGCTCAGTCAACAGTCACGCTGCCCagacttcttcctcttcctctgccgCCTGCTCAGCCCGCCACTCAAGGCTTTTGCTCAGGCTGCCACCTTCCTCCACGAGGGACAGCTGCCGGATACTG AGTCGGGCTACGTGGAGCAGCTGTTCCAGTTCTTACAGGCCACTGCCCAGGAGGAAGGGTTCTTCG AGTGTGCAGACCTAA